Proteins from a genomic interval of Colletotrichum higginsianum IMI 349063 chromosome 6, whole genome shotgun sequence:
- a CDS encoding Fungal specific transcription factor → MPPEEGFITSGSSRGRRRSHHACLTCRRKKTRCPGEKPACSSCLRLSQSCSYPAVRPSQSGRSDERLQTLEEKLDLLLSGGGL, encoded by the exons ATGCCGCCAGAGGAGGGGTTCATCACTTCAGGCAGCTCGAGGGGGAGAAGACGTTCACATCATGCTTGTCTCACTTGCAG gaggaagaagacgcgGTGTCCGGGTGAGAAGCCGGCGTGCTCCAGCTGCCTGCGCCTCTCGCAGTCGTGTTCTTATCCCGCCGTGAGGCCGTCGCAAAGCGGGAGATCG GATGAGAGATTGCAAACCTTGGAAGAGAAACTGGATCTCCTCCTCAGCGGAGGGGGATTGTAA
- a CDS encoding FAD dependent oxidoreductase — MSFYFFNKMTQSNPSYLIVGAGVFGVSTAYHLIKKYPDASVTLVDKDAFDADERVAASWDWNKVVRADYDDFTYCQLALEAQDVFKTDPLWKPHFHQTGVYWICRSDYAQNVIDHHKKLGRKDDIIALPVSEARKLYKGLFEDADYSGAKEVLVNRASGWAAAGDCLRAVTREALRLGVKYVTAETASLEFDQRGNCTGIRTTTGETLTASHTILSTGAYTPKMLELSAAKSGLHNLRAGDRILAAGITTGMAELDEEEYKKYADMPVGFQGYTGHGKPFIGSIPPTKDRELKWWGAKIFSNTSEILPGRHVSAPPPAKDYSQWKVSRQLKEDIAEQRNLWYGSKSADWKMTKHRICWDAFTTSSDFIISPHSAAKGLYVATCGSFHGFKFFPVLGKYVIQMLEDSLSPELKTRWAWDRERPDHLQNPEYPNSELSDLVDPVARL; from the exons ATGTCATTCTACTTTTTCAACAAGATGACCCAGAGCAACCCGTCCTATCTCAtcgtcggtgccggcgtGTTTGGTGTGTCGACCGCCTATCACCTTATCAAGAAGTACCCCGATGCATCCGTGACCCTGGTCGACAAGGATGCCtttgacgccgacgagcgcgTGGCCGCCTCATGGGACTGGAACAAGGTGGTCCGCGCCGACTACGACGACTTCACCTACTGCCAACTGGCGCTGGAGGCCCAGGACGTCTTCAAGACCGACCCGCTCTGGAAGCCGCACTTCCACCAGACGGGCGTCTACTGGATCTGCCGCAGCGACTATGCGCAGAACGTCATTGACCACCACAAGAAGCTCGGCCGCAAGGACGACATCATCGCCCTGCCTGTGTCCGAGGCCCGCAAGCTCTACAAGGGCCTCTTCGAAGACGCCGACTACTCGGGCGCCAAGGAGGTGCTGGTGAACCGCGCCAGcggctgggcggcggccggggacTGCCTGCGCGCCGTCACGCGGGAAGCGCTGAGGTTGGGCGTCAAGTATGTGACCGCGGAGACGGCATCGCTGGAGTTCGACCAGCGCGGGAACTGCACGGGCatcaggacgacgacgggcgagACGCTGACGGCCAGCCACACAATCCTCTCCACGGGGGCGTACACGCCGAAGATGCTGGAGCTGAGCGCGGCAAAGAGCGGTCTGCACAACCTCCGGGCCGGCGATCGCATCCTAGCGGCGGGCATCACTACCGGGATGGCGGAgcttgacgaggaagagTACAAGAAGTACGCAGACATGCCCGTTGGGTTCCAAGGGTACACGGGACACG GCAAGCCATTCATCGGCAGCATCCCCCCGACCAAGGACAGAGAACTCAAGTGGTGGGGGGCCAAGATCTTCTCCAACACGAGTGAGATCCTGCCCGGCCGCCACGTCTCTGCGCCCCCGCCGGCCAAGGACTACAGCCAGTGGAAGGTCTCGCGGCAGCTCAAGGAAGACATTGCGGAACAGCGGAACCTGTGGTACGGGAGCAAGAGCGCGGACTGGAAGATGACCAAGCACCGCATTTGCTG GGACGCCTTCACGACCAGCTCGGATTTCATCATCTCTCCCCACTCGGCGGCCAAGGGCTTGTACGTTGCAACCTGCGGCTCGTTCCACGGGTTCAAGTTCTTCCCTGTCCTCGGCAAGTACGTGATCCAGATGTTGGAGGACTCGCTGTCTCCCGAGCTCAAGACGCGGTGGGCTTGGGATCGTGAGCGCCCGGATCACTTGCAGAACCCGGAGTATCCGAATTCCGAGCTGAGCGATCTGGTGGACCCAGTGGCGAGGCTGTAG
- a CDS encoding C6 transcription factor yields MSRSDHLTGFFHRPNHPARQGQAQQQQQQQQQQQQQQQQTHQQTRQQQAAYEDVTDASEKSYSATPPARSSSHMHSSSSHNNSSVVFDPDEMATGVELYFKYCHRQPIWCFERDEVGAYDSLPEELASSILALTSRFSERRDHMQLYSSNAKTLVMLRIANGTVDITTIESLCLLSYASFIDGNVHLGQFHLGLSLQLCRSAMLDMESVYAVEDPTTDRKKRLFWSLQVLEQSYGRQDGLLSFPNDVRRPTLPASGNHTEQDFSKAPPLPRDELGTSTPSEPGIWNTSVCLGWVWSQVRKYVSDCARNILKEPWRHDSTYAKVLSDFMETENRIPMCHRYDSVKFYERTMDELKVNRDYWAPWLKEQFTYHAIPTVLNHPFLYIVGAQHNPNLGIPNTFWRRSSEQALLHATWIVRMIDMVVDKQVPLVDPFFGHVAAIAATVHLYYCCAAAARLKNKSNTDFAKCRRFLKSFIPCSAACGALDRNLDRMTHIATGTDNMDVEDWMPSKMYLSVPLMWEILQFNSTTDLQEIPTAGLLDASLTPAVPPVDTSDGSTLEIIVATSPEISINIADGGQEAPSYKRPPVSSGQGGGNANTNNSTNNNSRNNNTNTNTSANTATATTNTATTSSSSSAPSRTAVFDPPTVEQIDSLTFNTTPWLYADPSQLVGIGDMSYPQSEPGNAWWEGENFNNILFNQF; encoded by the exons ATGTCACGTTCAGACCATCTGACCGGGTTCTTTCATAGACCGAACCACCCCGCGCGTCAAGGACAagcacaacaacaacaacagcagcagcagcagcagcaacagcaacagcagcagacaCATCAACAGACACGTCAACAGCAGGCAGCGTACGAAGATGTCACCGACGCGTCGGAAAAGTCGTACtcggcaacgccgccggcccgCAGTAGCAGCCACAtgcacagcagcagcagccacaACAACTCCTCAGTCGTGTTCGACCCGGACGAGATGGCCACGGGCGTCGAGCTGTACTTCAAGTACTGTCACCGGCAGCCGATCTGGTGCTTCGAGCgagacgaggtcggcgcctACGACTCGCTGCCGGAGGAGCTCGCCAGCAGCATTCTGGCGCTGACGTCGCGGTTCTCCGAGAGGCGAGACCACATGCAGCTCTACAGCAGCAATGCGAAGACGCTCGTGATGCTCCgcatcgccaacggcacgGTGGACATCACAACCATTGAGAGCCTGTGTCTGCTCTCGTACGCATCGTTCATAG ATGGCAACGTCCACCTCGGCCAGTtccatctcggcctctcCCTCCAGCTCTGCCGGTCCGCTATGCTGGACATGGAATCGGTATACGCCGTGGAGGACCCGACGACGGACCGGAAGAAGAGGCTCTTCTGGAGCCTGCAGGTGCTGGAGCAGTCCTACGGCCGGCAGGACGGGCTGCTGAGCTTCCCGAACGACGTGCGGCGGCCGACGCTGCCGGCGAGCGGGAACCACACGGAGCAGGACTTCTccaaggcgccgccgctgccgcggGACGAGCTGggcacctcgacgccgagcgagCCGGGCATCTGGAACACGAGCGTCTGCCTCGGCTGGGTCTGGAGCCAGGTCCGCAAGTACGTGTCGGACTGCGCGCGCAACATCCTCAAGGAGCCGTGGCGTCACGACTCGACGTACGCCAAGGTGCTCTCGGACTTCATGGAGACGGAGAACCGGATCCCCATGTGCCACCGCTACGACTCGGTCAAGTTCTACGAGCGCACCATGGACGAGCTCAAGGTGAACCGCGACTACTGGGCGCCGTGGCTCAAGGAGCAGTTCACGTACCACGCCATCCCGACGGTCCTGAACCACCCGTTCCTCtacatcgtcggcgcccagcACAACCCGAACCTGGGGATCCCCAACACCTTCTGGCGCCGGTCGTCGGAGCAGGCGCTGCTCCACGCGACCTGGATCGTCCGCATGATCGACATGGTCGTCGACAAGCAGGTGCCGCTGGTCGACCCGTTCTTCGgtcacgtcgccgccatcgccgccacgGTGCATCTCTACTACTGCTGtgccgcggcggccaggcTGAAGAACAAGTCCAACACGGACTTTGCCAAGTGCCGGAGGTTTCTGAAGAGCTTCATCCCGTGTTCCGCGGCCTGCGGTGCGCTG GACCGCAACCTCGACAGGATGACGCACATCGCCACCGGCACGGACAACATGGACGTCGAGGACTGGATGCCGTCCAAGATGTACCTCAGCGTGCCGCTCATGTGGGAGATTCTGCAGTTCAACTCGACGACGGACCTGCAGGAGATCCCCACCGCCGGCCTGCTGGACGCCTCTCTTACGCCCGCCGTGCCGCCCGTCGACACGAGCGACGGCTCGACGCTCGAGATCATCGTCGCCACCTCGCCCGAGATCAGCATCAACATCGCGgacggcgggcaggaggCGCCGTCGTACAAGCGGCCGCCAGTGTCGTCGGGGCAGGGCGGCGGTAATGCGAACACGAACAACAGCACGAACAACAACAGTAGGAACAACAACACGAACACCAACACTAGCGCCAacacggcgacggcgacgacgaatACAGCCacgacatcatcatcttcctcggccCCGTCGAGGACCGCCGTCTTTGATCCGCCGACGGTCGAGCAGATCGACAGCCTCACTTTCAACACGACGCCCTGGCTGTACGCGGATCCCTCGCAGCTGGTCGGCATCGGGGACATGAGCTACCCGCAGTCGGAGCCGGGGAACGCGTggtgggaaggggagaaTTTTAACAATATCTTGTTTAATCAGTTTTAG